From one Streptomyces sp. N50 genomic stretch:
- a CDS encoding ABC transporter ATP-binding protein → MTTATTTTTTRTAARVVDAVKVYGVGDTAVRALDGVSVDFPAGRFTAIMGPSGSGKSTLMHCAAGLDTLTSGSAYIGDTELGSLDDRRLTLLRRDRVGFVFQAFNLIPTLTVAENITLPLDLAGTSGDQDWIDALVDVVGLGDRLHHRPSELSGGQQQRVAVARAFSGRPEVVFADEPTGNLDSRSGGEVLGLLRRAVQQTDRTVVMVTHDPVAAAHADEVVFLADGHLVDRMRAPTADKVLDRLKAFEEVRS, encoded by the coding sequence ATGACCACCGCGACCACCACGACCACCACCCGCACGGCAGCGCGGGTCGTCGACGCCGTCAAGGTCTACGGCGTCGGCGACACCGCCGTACGCGCCCTGGACGGGGTGAGCGTCGACTTCCCGGCCGGCCGCTTCACCGCGATCATGGGCCCCTCGGGCTCCGGCAAATCCACCCTGATGCACTGCGCCGCAGGCCTCGACACACTGACCTCCGGCTCCGCCTACATCGGCGACACGGAACTGGGCTCCCTCGACGACCGCCGCCTGACCCTGCTCCGCCGGGACCGCGTCGGCTTCGTCTTCCAAGCGTTCAATCTGATCCCCACTCTGACCGTCGCGGAGAACATCACCCTGCCCCTGGACCTCGCCGGAACCAGCGGCGACCAGGACTGGATCGACGCGCTCGTCGACGTCGTAGGCCTGGGTGACCGCCTCCACCACCGCCCCTCCGAACTCTCGGGCGGCCAACAGCAACGCGTCGCCGTGGCAAGGGCGTTCTCGGGCCGCCCCGAGGTCGTCTTCGCCGACGAGCCGACCGGCAACCTCGACTCCCGCTCCGGCGGCGAGGTCCTCGGCCTGCTCCGCCGAGCCGTACAACAGACGGACCGCACGGTCGTGATGGTCACCCACGACCCGGTCGCCGCCGCCCACGCCGACGAGGTCGTCTTCCTCGCGGACGGACACCTCGTCGACCGCATGCGGGCCCCCACGGCCGACAAGGTCCTGGACCGCCTGAAGGCCTTCGAGGAGGTGAGGTCATGA
- a CDS encoding SHOCT domain-containing protein, whose translation MQTLANWHGGGPGPWILFLPLIWAAVVVGVVTVLRRTVWRGRGIGRGGPWRAMADTRPTGDSPLAVLGRRFASGEIDEDEYWRRLSVLDEQFGRTAGKGGPA comes from the coding sequence ATGCAGACTCTGGCGAACTGGCACGGCGGCGGCCCCGGCCCGTGGATCCTGTTCCTCCCGCTGATCTGGGCGGCCGTGGTGGTCGGCGTGGTGACCGTCCTGCGCCGCACCGTCTGGCGCGGCCGGGGGATCGGGCGCGGCGGACCGTGGCGCGCGATGGCCGACACCCGCCCCACCGGCGACTCCCCGCTCGCCGTCCTCGGCCGCCGTTTCGCCTCCGGCGAGATCGACGAGGACGAGTACTGGCGACGCCTGTCCGTCCTGGACGAGCAGTTCGGCCGCACCGCAGGCAAGGGCGGCCCGGCATGA
- a CDS encoding TetR/AcrR family transcriptional regulator translates to MSTSDRLIESTRELLWERGYVGTSPKAILERAGAGQGSMYHHFKGKPELALAAIRRTAEELLATAEGVLDGPGTPYERIEAYLRRERDVLRGCPVGRLTMDPDVIASDELREPVDATLDAIRERLAGIVEEGKEQGQFGPELDGEEIAATILATVQGGYVLARASGSPAAFDAGVRGLLSLLSPMSSR, encoded by the coding sequence ATGAGCACCTCGGATCGACTGATCGAGTCCACCCGTGAGCTGTTGTGGGAGCGGGGCTACGTGGGCACCAGCCCCAAGGCGATCCTGGAACGCGCGGGCGCCGGGCAGGGCAGCATGTACCACCACTTCAAGGGCAAGCCGGAGCTGGCGCTGGCGGCTATCCGGCGGACTGCCGAGGAACTGCTGGCTACCGCCGAGGGAGTACTCGACGGGCCCGGCACACCGTACGAACGGATCGAGGCGTATCTGCGGCGCGAGCGGGATGTGCTGCGCGGGTGTCCGGTCGGGCGGCTGACGATGGATCCGGACGTGATCGCCAGCGACGAGCTGCGCGAGCCGGTCGACGCCACGCTCGACGCGATCCGTGAGCGGCTCGCCGGGATCGTCGAAGAGGGCAAGGAACAGGGGCAGTTCGGGCCGGAGCTGGACGGCGAGGAGATCGCCGCCACCATCCTCGCGACCGTCCAGGGCGGGTATGTGCTCGCCCGGGCGTCCGGGTCGCCGGCCGCCTTCGACGCCGGTGTCCGGGGGCTGCTCTCCCTTCTCTCGCCCATGTCCTCCCGATAG
- a CDS encoding cupin domain-containing protein: MRINRKRPDTRQGPAENFTGTVWLDELAAPEPPSRIRMFSVHFTPGAHTAWHTHPHGQVLHVTEGEGLVQRKGGAVEPIRAGDTVWIEPDEWHWHGAAPRTFMTHLAVVEAAEDGTTACWYEHVDPADYPA; encoded by the coding sequence GTGCGGATCAACAGGAAGCGCCCCGACACACGGCAGGGACCGGCGGAGAACTTCACCGGCACGGTCTGGCTCGACGAACTCGCCGCGCCCGAACCGCCGTCCCGCATAAGGATGTTCAGCGTGCACTTCACGCCGGGCGCGCACACGGCATGGCACACCCACCCGCACGGCCAGGTGCTGCACGTGACGGAGGGCGAGGGTCTGGTGCAGCGCAAGGGCGGTGCCGTCGAGCCGATCCGCGCGGGCGACACCGTCTGGATCGAACCGGACGAGTGGCACTGGCACGGCGCGGCGCCGCGCACGTTCATGACGCATCTCGCGGTCGTCGAGGCCGCGGAGGACGGCACGACCGCCTGCTGGTACGAGCATGTCGACCCTGCCGACTACCCTGCCTGA
- a CDS encoding DUF4865 family protein — protein MHAMQYGLTLPADYDTGIVRGRVARVGRLLDDWDGLGIKAYLLRERGVHGSPVNEYAPFYLWNTVEGMNRFLWGGAFQGLVDDFGRPEVAQWTGLAYEEGGAAGSPAAVAVRKRQRLPEGVELAAVMEDAVGETRRLAGEEGAVLAAAAVDPHSWEIVHFSLWEHGTPKAEGDVFQMLHLSAPGRGELPRGRQW, from the coding sequence ATGCACGCGATGCAGTACGGACTCACTCTGCCCGCGGACTACGACACGGGCATCGTCCGGGGCCGGGTCGCCCGGGTCGGGCGGCTGCTCGACGACTGGGACGGGCTCGGCATCAAGGCGTATCTGCTGCGTGAGCGCGGGGTGCACGGATCGCCGGTCAACGAGTACGCGCCCTTCTATCTGTGGAACACGGTCGAGGGCATGAACCGCTTCCTCTGGGGCGGCGCCTTCCAGGGACTCGTCGACGACTTCGGGCGGCCGGAGGTCGCGCAGTGGACGGGTCTCGCCTACGAGGAGGGCGGCGCCGCGGGCTCACCGGCGGCCGTCGCGGTGCGCAAGCGCCAACGGCTGCCGGAGGGTGTGGAGTTGGCCGCGGTCATGGAGGACGCGGTGGGTGAGACCCGGCGGCTGGCCGGGGAGGAGGGCGCGGTGCTCGCGGCGGCGGCCGTCGACCCGCACAGCTGGGAGATCGTCCACTTCTCGCTCTGGGAGCACGGGACGCCGAAGGCGGAGGGGGACGTGTTCCAGATGCTGCATCTCTCGGCGCCGGGGCGCGGCGAGCTACCACGAGGTCGGCAGTGGTAA
- a CDS encoding phosphotriesterase, whose product MVNALVRTVLGDVEPRLLGLCDAHDHLFIHSPQLPGQELGDASAARAELNAFRSVGGGGVVQWTPYGMGRRVADLPLLSRASGVHVVCATGLHQAAHYSPELLESLRGGLAEVFVSELTEGVGPSGVRAGLIKVAGGFHGLDAHARWTMTAAAEAHRATGAPIAVHLELGTGALDVLDLLCGTLGVEPHRVILGHLNRSPDLVVQRQAADAGAYLAFDGPSRAHHATDWRMPDAVRALAEAGFGDRLLLGGDTVVAGARSVDGGPGMPYLLRRVGPRLAVELGEELVERVFRENPARAFSVEWR is encoded by the coding sequence GTGGTAAATGCCCTCGTCCGTACGGTGCTTGGGGATGTGGAGCCTCGGCTGTTGGGCCTGTGCGACGCGCACGACCATCTCTTCATCCACAGCCCCCAGCTCCCCGGCCAGGAGCTGGGCGACGCCTCGGCCGCGCGGGCCGAGCTGAACGCGTTCCGTTCCGTCGGCGGGGGCGGTGTCGTGCAGTGGACGCCGTACGGGATGGGGCGGCGGGTCGCCGATCTGCCGCTGCTGTCCCGGGCGTCGGGGGTGCACGTGGTCTGCGCGACCGGGTTGCACCAAGCGGCGCACTACAGCCCGGAGTTGCTGGAGAGTCTGCGGGGCGGGCTGGCCGAGGTCTTCGTCTCCGAGCTGACGGAGGGCGTGGGTCCGTCCGGGGTCCGCGCCGGGCTCATCAAGGTCGCGGGCGGCTTCCACGGCCTCGACGCGCACGCCCGCTGGACGATGACCGCCGCGGCCGAGGCCCACCGGGCGACGGGCGCGCCGATCGCCGTGCACCTGGAGCTGGGCACGGGCGCGCTGGACGTACTCGACCTGCTCTGCGGCACGTTGGGGGTCGAACCGCACCGGGTGATCCTCGGCCATCTCAACCGCTCCCCCGACCTCGTGGTCCAGCGCCAGGCCGCCGACGCGGGCGCCTATCTGGCGTTCGACGGCCCGTCCCGCGCCCACCACGCCACGGACTGGCGGATGCCGGACGCGGTCCGGGCGCTGGCCGAGGCCGGGTTCGGGGACCGGCTGCTGCTCGGCGGGGACACGGTGGTCGCCGGGGCACGCTCGGTGGACGGCGGGCCGGGCATGCCGTATCTGCTGCGCCGGGTGGGGCCACGGCTCGCGGTGGAGCTGGGTGAGGAGTTGGTGGAGCGCGTGTTCAGGGAGAACCCCGCGAGGGCGTTCTCCGTCGAGTGGCGTTGA
- a CDS encoding permease → MQTTTVEPPRAAEADVAASGWPRSWPLMLLGAAVVPGLLLFVVGRWLDAPAVQAWRTVCLAITTQALPFLLLGTALSGAINAFVPARVFTKVLPKRAAFAVPVAGMAGVVLPGCECASVPVANSLIGRGVTPAAAFAFLLSAPAINPVVLTATAIAFPASPVMVLARLLASLATAVVMGWLWLWLGREEWLRPVARHTGHRPGHSRFTEFRTGFQHDFLHAGGFLVVGAMAAATFNVAVPRSVLDTFAGSPWLSVLFLAALAIILAVCSEADAFVASSLTGFSPTARLAFMVVGPMVDLKLIALQAGTFGRAFAARFSAATTVVAVLSSALIGAVLL, encoded by the coding sequence GTGCAGACGACGACGGTGGAGCCGCCGAGAGCGGCGGAGGCGGATGTCGCGGCGTCCGGGTGGCCCCGGTCCTGGCCGCTCATGCTGCTCGGGGCGGCTGTCGTTCCGGGGCTGCTGCTGTTCGTCGTCGGGCGGTGGCTGGACGCGCCGGCCGTGCAGGCCTGGCGGACCGTGTGTCTCGCCATCACCACGCAGGCGCTGCCCTTCCTGCTGCTCGGTACGGCTCTTTCGGGAGCGATCAACGCGTTCGTGCCGGCGCGGGTGTTCACGAAGGTACTGCCCAAGCGGGCCGCGTTCGCCGTGCCGGTCGCCGGGATGGCCGGGGTCGTGCTGCCGGGGTGTGAGTGCGCGTCGGTGCCGGTCGCGAACAGTCTGATCGGGCGCGGGGTCACCCCGGCCGCCGCGTTCGCGTTCCTGCTCTCGGCGCCCGCCATCAACCCGGTCGTGCTGACCGCCACCGCGATCGCGTTTCCCGCCAGCCCGGTCATGGTGCTGGCCCGGCTGCTCGCCTCGCTCGCGACCGCCGTGGTGATGGGCTGGCTGTGGCTCTGGCTGGGGCGTGAGGAGTGGCTGCGGCCGGTCGCGCGGCACACTGGTCACCGGCCGGGGCACAGCCGTTTCACCGAGTTCCGCACCGGCTTCCAGCACGACTTCCTGCACGCGGGCGGCTTCCTGGTCGTCGGCGCGATGGCGGCGGCGACCTTCAACGTCGCGGTCCCGCGCTCCGTACTGGACACCTTCGCCGGCTCGCCCTGGCTCTCCGTCCTCTTCCTCGCCGCGCTCGCGATCATCCTCGCGGTCTGCTCCGAGGCCGACGCGTTCGTCGCGTCCTCCCTCACGGGCTTCTCCCCCACAGCCCGGCTCGCTTTCATGGTCGTAGGCCCCATGGTCGACCTCAAACTGATCGCCCTCCAGGCGGGCACGTTCGGCCGGGCCTTCGCGGCTCGCTTCTCCGCCGCCACGACGGTCGTCGCGGTGCTGTCCAGTGCGCTGATCGGAGCCGTACTGCTGTGA
- a CDS encoding TIGR03943 family putative permease subunit gives MRRPLQVTLLVLSGLGLLHASLFTDLCLRYVKPSMRPLLVVSGFLLILLGIAEAWSRRKPDEGDDHAGHNHSKVPRVAWLLFLPALSLLFYAPPALGAYTASRAATKAVPVQDAFDPLPATSPLPITLTDFTTRVQQDRKRAIKGRTVQMTGFVTPDKGAAYWDLTRIMISCCAADAQSIKVRVYGIPALSANTWVTITGTWHASGTLGTSSAVAALDGVTVEKVAKPVNAYQDALPFGAPH, from the coding sequence GTGAGACGCCCCCTCCAGGTGACCCTGCTCGTCCTCAGTGGCCTGGGCCTGCTGCACGCCTCGCTCTTCACCGACCTGTGCCTGCGCTACGTCAAGCCGAGCATGCGCCCGCTGCTCGTCGTGTCCGGGTTCCTGCTGATCCTGCTCGGCATCGCGGAGGCGTGGTCACGGCGGAAACCGGACGAGGGTGACGACCACGCGGGCCACAACCACTCCAAGGTCCCCCGCGTCGCGTGGCTGCTCTTCCTCCCCGCGCTCAGCCTCCTCTTCTACGCCCCGCCCGCCCTCGGCGCCTACACCGCCTCCCGCGCCGCCACCAAGGCCGTCCCCGTGCAGGACGCCTTCGATCCGCTGCCCGCGACCTCGCCGCTGCCGATCACCCTCACCGACTTCACGACCCGCGTGCAGCAGGACCGCAAGCGGGCCATCAAGGGCCGCACCGTACAGATGACCGGATTCGTCACGCCCGACAAGGGGGCCGCCTACTGGGACCTGACCCGCATCATGATCTCGTGCTGCGCGGCCGACGCCCAGTCCATCAAGGTGCGGGTCTACGGCATCCCGGCCCTGTCCGCCAACACCTGGGTGACGATCACCGGGACCTGGCACGCGAGCGGAACCCTGGGGACGAGTTCCGCCGTGGCCGCGCTCGACGGCGTCACCGTCGAGAAGGTCGCCAAGCCGGTGAACGCCTACCAGGACGCCCTGCCGTTCGGGGCCCCACACTGA
- a CDS encoding ketol-acid reductoisomerase, producing the protein MTSTTYTSAVFPLETMDVPGGTETILRGGRHLLPLLPQAFAGVRRIGVIGWGPQGRAQARNLRDSLAGTDIRVSVGLRPGSASAADARAHGFTEADGSLGDWLAVAADSDLVILLIADAALAAHHEEIFAVLKPGATIGLSHGFLLGHLRATGGEFPSGHGVIAVCPKGMGDSVRRLYEQGAEINGAGINSSYAVHADPDGKATDRALGWSVALGSPYTFRTTLESEYRSDIVGERAILLGAVHGIVESLFTRYRLTGDDAVTAYERSCENVTGPIARTISQAGLRAVREELDPAGREVFDRAYSATYGPAREIVAEIYDEVADGTELRSVVLAERRLGAREMSGIGGSPMWAAGAEVRARRAERALPVEAFTAGVFVATMTAQVDEFAERGHPWSEIVNESVIEAVDSLLPYMHARDVAHMVDNCSRTARLGARRWGPRFQAAYEQIAYPAAELPADEALLTSFDTHPMHEALAAAAKLRPSVDISVA; encoded by the coding sequence ATGACCTCGACCACGTACACCTCCGCCGTCTTCCCCCTCGAAACGATGGACGTGCCCGGCGGCACGGAGACCATCCTGCGCGGCGGCCGGCATCTCCTCCCGCTGCTCCCGCAGGCCTTCGCCGGCGTCCGTCGTATCGGCGTCATCGGCTGGGGGCCGCAAGGTCGGGCCCAGGCGCGCAACCTGCGCGACTCCCTCGCCGGTACGGACATCCGGGTGAGTGTCGGCCTGCGTCCCGGTTCGGCGTCGGCGGCGGATGCCCGCGCGCACGGATTCACCGAGGCGGACGGCTCGCTCGGTGACTGGCTCGCCGTCGCCGCCGACAGCGACCTGGTGATCCTGCTGATCGCGGACGCGGCCCTCGCCGCCCACCACGAGGAGATCTTCGCGGTCCTCAAGCCTGGGGCCACCATCGGCCTCTCGCACGGCTTCCTGCTCGGTCATCTCCGGGCCACTGGTGGGGAGTTCCCGTCCGGACACGGAGTCATCGCCGTCTGTCCCAAGGGCATGGGTGACTCCGTGCGTCGGCTCTACGAACAGGGCGCCGAGATCAACGGCGCCGGAATCAACAGCAGTTACGCCGTCCACGCCGACCCCGACGGCAAGGCCACCGACCGCGCGCTCGGCTGGTCGGTCGCGCTCGGGTCGCCGTACACCTTCCGCACCACCCTGGAGAGCGAGTACCGCTCCGACATCGTCGGCGAACGCGCCATCCTCCTCGGCGCCGTGCACGGCATCGTCGAGAGCCTCTTCACGCGCTACCGCCTGACCGGCGACGACGCGGTGACCGCGTACGAGCGTTCCTGCGAGAACGTCACCGGACCCATCGCCCGCACCATCTCCCAGGCCGGACTCCGCGCCGTCCGCGAGGAGTTGGACCCGGCCGGACGCGAGGTCTTCGACCGCGCGTACTCGGCGACCTACGGTCCCGCCCGCGAGATCGTCGCCGAGATCTACGACGAGGTCGCCGACGGCACCGAGCTGCGCAGTGTCGTCCTGGCCGAACGGCGGCTCGGGGCGCGGGAGATGAGCGGGATCGGCGGTTCGCCGATGTGGGCGGCGGGGGCTGAGGTGCGGGCGCGCCGGGCCGAACGGGCCCTGCCCGTCGAGGCGTTCACCGCCGGGGTGTTCGTGGCGACGATGACCGCCCAGGTCGACGAGTTCGCCGAGCGCGGCCACCCCTGGTCGGAGATCGTCAACGAGTCCGTCATCGAGGCGGTCGACTCCCTGCTGCCCTACATGCACGCCCGCGATGTGGCCCACATGGTCGACAACTGCTCCCGTACGGCCCGTCTGGGCGCCCGGCGCTGGGGTCCGCGCTTCCAGGCGGCCTACGAGCAGATCGCCTACCCGGCCGCCGAACTCCCGGCGGACGAGGCCCTGTTGACGTCCTTCGACACCCACCCCATGCACGAGGCGCTGGCCGCGGCGGCGAAACTGCGGCCCTCCGTGGACATCTCGGTGGCCTAG
- the ilvY gene encoding HTH-type transcriptional activator IlvY, protein MRDDHRELRLFLHLAQTLNFGRTSLDCHVSPATLTRTVQRLEADLGHRLFDRGARGVSLTAEGHRFREYAVQSLELWRAYREEHPDPAELTGRLALFATVTACQALLPDLLAPFRAAHPQVRLDLRTGDAAAALARLDEGEVDVAVAGIPARLPEPLVSRTVAVTELVLVTAHDRPDPDLDGPFVLPHRGLVREAADRWFRTRGTTPDVACEPDGHEGLLTLVALGCGTGVVPRLVLDNSAVRERLTVIPADPPPEPFPIGLCVRRADLRRPLVSALWSLTAP, encoded by the coding sequence ATGCGGGACGACCATCGGGAACTACGGCTTTTCCTGCATCTGGCGCAGACGCTGAACTTCGGACGGACGAGTCTCGACTGCCATGTCAGCCCCGCGACGCTGACGCGGACCGTACAACGGCTGGAGGCCGACCTCGGACACCGCCTGTTCGACCGTGGGGCACGCGGGGTCTCGCTGACCGCCGAGGGCCACCGCTTCCGTGAATACGCCGTCCAGTCACTGGAGTTGTGGCGTGCCTACCGCGAGGAGCATCCCGACCCGGCCGAACTCACCGGCAGATTGGCCCTGTTCGCCACGGTGACCGCCTGCCAGGCCCTGCTGCCCGACCTGTTGGCGCCTTTCCGCGCCGCGCACCCTCAGGTACGGCTCGACCTGCGCACCGGCGACGCGGCAGCCGCGCTGGCCCGCCTCGACGAGGGCGAGGTCGACGTGGCGGTCGCGGGCATCCCGGCGCGGCTGCCGGAGCCGTTGGTGAGCCGGACGGTGGCGGTGACCGAACTGGTCCTGGTCACCGCCCACGACCGTCCCGACCCGGATCTCGACGGCCCCTTCGTCCTCCCCCACCGGGGCCTGGTCCGCGAGGCCGCCGACCGCTGGTTCCGCACCCGGGGCACGACACCCGACGTAGCCTGCGAACCGGACGGCCACGAAGGCCTGTTGACCCTGGTCGCCCTCGGCTGCGGCACGGGTGTCGTACCCCGCCTCGTCCTGGACAACAGCGCCGTACGGGAACGGCTGACGGTGATCCCCGCGGACCCACCCCCGGAGCCGTTCCCGATCGGCCTGTGCGTACGGCGAGCGGACTTGCGCCGCCCCCTGGTGTCGGCCTTGTGGAGCCTAACGGCGCCATAG
- a CDS encoding flotillin family protein has translation MFGYRVPAPDEAMLISGGRRGLGGAPFRVVTGHGKFVLPVFRKTRFLTLSMCEAEVTETCVTRQGIALHVRAVIAFKVGNDTESIINAGQRFLSDQDQMSVLTGRIFAGHLRSIIGSMTVEEIVTERQKLAAEVLDTSKVEMAKIGLIVDSLQIQSIDDGEVGYIEAMSAPHKAAIQRQAQIAQAQATQASVEAEQVAARNQAEYARQTAVVKAEYSAEVDRAQAQAAQAGPLAQAHAQQEVLAAQTELAQRQAELRQQQLVAEIVKPAEAEAQRIKLLAIAEADRMKIQAEAAASYDRVALDRMLIDQLPQIVKEAAGGLAGANVNVLNGADGLGEIAAGLVSQGLTILDSVRGNLSGADPDGRRPGDEVKNLLQLQAKKDEKKNDGPVDLD, from the coding sequence ATGTTCGGTTACCGCGTTCCCGCCCCCGATGAGGCGATGCTGATCTCGGGTGGCAGGCGGGGACTGGGGGGCGCGCCGTTCCGAGTGGTGACGGGGCACGGAAAGTTCGTGCTGCCGGTCTTCCGCAAGACCCGTTTTCTCACGCTGTCGATGTGCGAGGCCGAGGTCACCGAGACCTGTGTGACCCGCCAGGGCATCGCGCTGCACGTCCGCGCCGTGATCGCGTTCAAGGTCGGCAACGACACGGAGAGCATCATCAACGCGGGCCAGCGTTTCCTCTCCGACCAGGACCAGATGTCGGTGCTGACCGGCCGTATCTTCGCAGGTCACCTGCGGTCCATCATCGGCTCGATGACGGTCGAGGAGATCGTCACGGAGCGGCAGAAGCTCGCCGCGGAGGTGCTGGACACGTCAAAGGTCGAGATGGCGAAGATCGGTCTGATCGTGGACTCGCTGCAGATCCAGTCGATCGACGACGGCGAGGTCGGCTACATCGAGGCCATGTCCGCGCCGCACAAGGCGGCCATCCAGCGGCAGGCCCAGATCGCCCAGGCCCAGGCCACCCAGGCCTCCGTCGAGGCGGAGCAGGTCGCGGCCCGTAACCAGGCCGAGTACGCCCGGCAGACCGCGGTGGTCAAGGCCGAGTACTCGGCCGAGGTCGACCGCGCACAGGCGCAGGCCGCGCAGGCCGGACCGCTCGCGCAGGCCCACGCCCAGCAGGAGGTGCTGGCCGCGCAGACCGAACTGGCCCAGCGCCAGGCCGAGTTGCGCCAGCAGCAGCTCGTCGCCGAGATCGTCAAGCCGGCCGAGGCCGAGGCTCAGCGGATCAAGCTGCTCGCCATCGCCGAGGCGGACCGGATGAAGATCCAGGCCGAGGCGGCGGCGTCGTACGACCGCGTCGCGCTCGACCGGATGCTGATCGACCAGCTTCCGCAGATCGTGAAGGAAGCGGCGGGGGGTCTTGCGGGGGCCAACGTCAACGTCCTCAACGGGGCGGACGGGCTGGGCGAGATCGCCGCGGGCCTTGTCTCGCAGGGGCTGACGATTCTGGACTCGGTGCGGGGGAATCTGAGCGGGGCGGACCCGGACGGCCGGCGTCCCGGTGACGAGGTCAAGAACCTGCTCCAGTTGCAGGCGAAGAAGGACGAGAAGAAGAACGACGGGCCGGTTGATCTGGACTAG
- a CDS encoding ROK family protein, with protein MSGGKADPRPAGDGTTSRARLDRGRGALGPALELVHTGRAPTRAVLTAELGVTRATAGAVAAELEALGLIRVDARPGAAAGSQGRPSHRLALAEDGPVVLAAQVHADGFRAALVGLGGQIVATAPGCEAVDADPAKVLGSVVEAGADLLRETGRRCVGAGLAVPSAVAEPDGLALNPLHLAWPAGAPVRRIFAECVRAAGLTGPAFAGNDVNLAALAEHRHGAGRGARDLLCVATGHRGVGGALVLDGRLHTGSSGLALEVGHLTVNPEGRPCYCGSRGCLDVEADPLAFLTAAGREPGPEVSLLQESNELIRHHYDDPSVRKAAEALIDRLGLGLAGLVNILNPDRIILGGLHRTLLDADPDRLRAVVADRSLWGQSGGVPILACTLDHNSLVGAAELAWQPVLDDPLAALS; from the coding sequence ATGAGCGGCGGCAAGGCGGACCCCCGGCCGGCGGGGGATGGAACCACCTCAAGGGCACGACTGGACCGGGGTCGCGGAGCGCTGGGCCCCGCGCTGGAACTCGTGCACACCGGCCGCGCCCCCACCCGAGCCGTACTCACCGCCGAACTGGGGGTGACCCGCGCGACGGCCGGCGCGGTAGCAGCCGAGTTGGAGGCCCTCGGCCTGATCAGGGTCGACGCCAGGCCCGGCGCGGCGGCCGGTTCACAGGGACGACCTTCGCACCGCCTCGCGCTGGCCGAGGACGGCCCTGTCGTGCTCGCGGCCCAGGTGCACGCCGACGGTTTCCGCGCCGCGCTGGTCGGCCTCGGCGGCCAGATCGTCGCGACCGCCCCCGGCTGCGAGGCCGTGGACGCCGACCCCGCGAAGGTACTGGGGTCAGTCGTCGAGGCCGGCGCGGATCTGCTGCGCGAGACCGGCCGACGCTGCGTCGGCGCCGGACTCGCCGTACCGTCCGCCGTCGCCGAGCCGGACGGGCTGGCGCTGAACCCCCTCCACCTGGCCTGGCCCGCGGGAGCGCCCGTGCGGCGGATCTTCGCCGAGTGCGTGCGCGCGGCCGGCCTCACCGGACCCGCGTTCGCGGGCAACGACGTCAACCTCGCCGCACTCGCCGAACACCGGCACGGCGCGGGCCGCGGCGCCCGCGACCTGCTGTGCGTGGCGACCGGGCACCGGGGTGTCGGCGGCGCGCTGGTGCTCGACGGGCGTCTGCACACGGGGAGTTCGGGGCTGGCGCTCGAAGTCGGACACCTCACGGTGAACCCCGAGGGCCGCCCCTGCTACTGCGGCAGCCGCGGCTGCCTCGACGTCGAGGCCGACCCGCTCGCGTTCCTCACCGCCGCAGGCCGTGAGCCCGGCCCCGAGGTGTCCCTGCTCCAGGAGTCCAACGAACTGATCCGTCACCACTACGACGACCCGTCCGTCCGGAAGGCCGCCGAAGCGCTCATCGACCGGCTCGGACTGGGGCTCGCGGGCCTGGTGAACATCCTCAACCCCGACCGGATCATCCTCGGCGGACTGCACCGCACGCTCCTCGACGCCGACCCGGACCGGCTGCGCGCGGTCGTCGCCGACCGGAGCCTGTGGGGGCAGAGCGGGGGCGTGCCGATCCTCGCCTGCACCCTGGACCACAACAGCCTGGTCGGGGCAGCCGAGTTGGCGTGGCAGCCGGTCCTCGACGACCCGCTGGCAGCACTGTCCTGA